The following nucleotide sequence is from Bacteroidota bacterium.
TTTGTTGCCTTGTATTATTTCTATGGCTTCGGGGGTACAAGGCATATTGGCACCTTCGCACACACACTTACAACCATTTTTTACCAGGTTCTGGGCATCGGTTTTATCCAGCTCATTCTGGGTGGCACAGGGCATGGCTATATCGCATTTAACTTCCCAGGGGTGTTTGTTCGGAATAAACTGTGACCCTTTAAACTCAGTGGCATAGGGCTCTACAATGTCTTCGTTGCTGGCACGCAATTCGAGCATATACTCTATCTTTTCGCCCGAAATACCTGCTTCGTCGTAAATATATCCATCGGGTCCGGAAATGGTCACTACTTTTGCTCCGAGTTGATTCAGCTTAATGGCAGCACCCCAGGCAACGTTTCCAAAACCAGAAATTGCAACCTTTTTACCTTCGAGGCTTTCTTTTCGTGTATTTAACATTTCCTGGGCAAAATACACAGCACCAAAGCCGGTAGCCTCCGGACGTATCAAGCTACCGCCCCAGTTAATTCCTTTTCCGGTAAGCACACCCACATGATTGTGCGTAAGCTTTTTATACATGCCATACAAAAATCCGATTTCGCGTGCTCCAACACCTATATCACCTGCAGGCACGTCGGTATCCGGACCAATGATACGCCACAATTCTAGCATATAACTCTGGCAAAAGCGCATGATTTCATTGTTCGATTTCCCTTTTGGTTGAAAATCTGAACCTCCCTTTGCTCCACCCATAGGCAAGGTAGTAAGGGCATTTTTAAATATTTGCTCGAATCCAAGAAACTTAAGAATGCTCAGGTTCACACTCGGGTGAAACCTCAACCCACCCTTGTAGGGCCCAATGGCATTGTTAAACTGAATACGGTACCCACGGTTAACATGTACGTTTCCCTGATCGTCCATCCAGGGTACTTTAAAACTGAGAACCCGGTCGGGTTCAATTAAGCGCTCGATAATATTGGCTGTTTTAAAATGCGGATTTTGATTGTACACATCCACAATCGATTCCAGCACTTCGTGCACTGCCTGTAAGTATTCTTTCTCGCCTGGGTTACGTTGTTCAAGCGATTGCATTATTTTATTTACGTCCATAGTAAAAGTTTTTTTTGGTACGTGAGATATAAAGATTGAAAATACAATTTAATTCGATGTCTTAAGAATGATAACAGTCAGCCTTTGGCTGAACGACTTATGATTCTTTTCATCATTTACCGCCAGAAACTTGAAATAACTGAAGTCTTTCTAAACAAACTTTTATTTGATTCAGAAAAGGTGACAAACAGATCAATTTGTTTAAAATAACTAATTTTACCCCCATGGAAAAATGCCGGATCGATAAATTCCTCTGGACAGTGCGAATTTTTAAAACCCGCACCCTTGCCAGCGATGCCTGTGCCAAAGGCCGCGTACTTGTTGATGGACAGCAAGCAAAAGCGTCGAAGGAAATTAAAGGAAATGAGAGCATTACGGTTCGCAAACCACCTGTAGTATACAGTTATAAGGTATTAGCCTTGCCAGGTGGCCGACTTCCGGCTAAAACAGTACATGAATACCTCGAAGATTGCACCTCCATCGAAGAACTTAATAAGCTGAAAATAAACGAAACCTTCTTTATTAAAAGAGATCGGGGTATGGGTCGCCCAACCAAAAAAGAAAGGCGCGTAATAGACCGGCTGAATACCAATAATTCATAGGAATTATGATTGTTGCAAGAGAAAAACGTAAGAAGAATGTAGCCGAATATGTGCTTTATATGTGGCAGGTAGAAGATACCATCCGTGCATTCAACTTTAATATCAACACACTCGAAGAAAGGCTCCTTTCGCAGTTCAAACAACCCCCCCATGTGATGGATGAGATTCGCGACTGGTATACCAATCTTATACTGGCCATGCACGAAGAAGGTATCACACAAAGCGGGCATCTGCAAATTGTAAAAAGCTTGATTGACGAGATGTATCAGCTGCACCATCGATTGATGGAAACCATGATCGATCCTGGGTACATTCATACTTATAAGCTTGCCAAAGAGAATATAAACTCTTTCCGCACCAAGCTTGGTAAATCTGAATCGAACGAGATTGAACTCTGCTTTTTTGCATTGTATGGATTGTTATTATTGCGATTGAAAAAGAAAGAAGTTACCGAGGAAACATTGAAGGCCATGAATACTTTTAGCACCCTGCTTAGCCATCTGTCGGCTTCTTTTAAGAAAATGGAAGAAGGGAAAATTGAAATTTAATATGAGTGCAATTGTTCATCAGGTTACTTTCTAACTGGTTTTTTGTAGATTTACCGGCAATCGCTAACACAAATACCAATGGAAAATACAACAAAAGCTTCCGTCTTCAATACAAAAAAAGGCTTTCTGCATAAATTCAAAATGCCTGCAAAGATTAGTTTTATTGCATTAGGAATTCTTTCCACTGCCTGGTTCTTGTTTCGGGTTATTCCAAAACCTCAGCGAGCCAGCTATCCGTGCATGCAGGCTGCGGCACCCTGGGCTTCGGCTTTTGTGGTATATCTTCTAAGCATTACAGGTTCAGCCTTCTTTTTTAAAAAGTCGTTTGCAGCCCTGCAACAAAGAAAACTCGGCTGGGCACTCTTATTTCTGCCAGCTATGCTTTCTTTTAGTTTGTTGGCCATTTATAAAAATCCCGAAGTTGTTAAAGCGGCCGACATTATTGGCTACTCCGAAATTGTGTTTCCGGCTTCACCCATTGGAGAAGGTAAGGGCAAAAACCCCGGCAGGGTAGTTTGGGTGCATAACCCTCATGCTACCAATGCTAACATGACCAATGTGGAAGGGGACTATTGGTATATGGACAAAAACTCCAATGAAGATACTATCAAAAAAATGCTTGACCTTGCTGTAATCAACCTGCTCGGGGAAACTACGGTGACCAATGCATGGAACGAACTATTCAAGCATTACAACAACCAGATTGGCAAAGGGAATGTGGGATATACCGCTGGCGAAAAAATTGCCATTAAAATAAATCTTACCAACTCATGTTGTGGAATGTGGGATACCGAAAAGATCGAAGACAAAGAAAGGATGGATGCTACCCCTCAATTGGTAAATGCATTGTTAAAGACACTTGTCGAAGATTTAGGAATTGCCGAATCGAACATCTGGTGCGGAGATAATTACAGGCTTTTCCGCAATGAGTATTGGGATAAATGCCACACCAGCTTTCCGGATGTACATTATGTTGATGGTCATGGTATGAATGACCGCGAACAAACAGTACTTTCAAGTTCCAATGTGATGGTTTTCAGTGATGGGGAATATAGTTCAAAACTCCCGCAACATTACCTCAATGCCGCTTATTTTATTAATATTGCCTGCCTTAAATCACATGATCAGACTGGTATTAGTCTGTGTGCCAAAAACCACCAGGGCTCAATCGTGCAACCCGGGGGCAATGCGTCCAACCAGTATGCCGAATTTATGCATTACAGCATGCCTCTCGAAAGCCCCGGTTATGGCAAATACCGCCATTTAGTAGATTATATGGGCCATAAGCAAACCGGCGGTAAAACACTTCTATACCTTATCGATGGCATTTGGGGTGGCGATAACTGGGCCGGCAACATTTTCAAGTGGCAAATGAGCCCTTTCAACAACGACTATCCTAATTCACTTTTCGTCTCTCAGGACCCTGTTGCCATTGAGGCCGTATGTTTTGACTTTCTGCTGGAAGAATACAAAGACCACCCCGATAACGATGTGAAATACCCCTATTACAATGGCGTAAACGATTACCTCCTGCAGGCTGCCGACGAGTCATACTGGCCTTCGAACATTACCTACGACCCAGAAAATGATGGTGTAAAAATCGGGAGCCTTGGCGTGTATGAACATTGGAACAATGGCACCGATAAAGCTTACTCTGGGTCCGGTATCGATTTTGTGAAAGTTCCGTTTGGCGCTCAATACCCCAATGGTCTGCCTAATAATCTAGCCAATCAATCACTTAAGGTCTATCCTAATCCATTCAGCGATGTGCTAACTATTCCTACCCAAAATGGCCAGGTATCGCAACAGCTTATGGTATACGATGCCATTGGTAAACTAATCTACCAACAACAGGTGAACCCAAACAATGAAACTACCCAATGGTCGGGGACCGACAACCAGGGTAATCGCCTGGCAGTGGGTACTTACATTGTACAACTTCGCTCCAAAGGAGCCATCTATTCAACCCAGGTGGTGCTTCAATAACAAAGCTTCGAATGAAACAAGAAATAATACTGACCGCAGTTGTAGTATTCATGATTCTTACAGGCTGCAAAGAAGAAGATAGTGAATCAGAAGTGCTTCGGGTACTCCCTTCAAACCAGGTAAACGATTTGTACCTCGACAACCAGAACACTTTGTGGATAGCCACCAGCAATGGTTTGGCCAGCTACCGTCAAGGTGTATGGAAGACTTATGACTCGACAAGCTCCCTCGAGGGAAAAAACATTGCCAGCCTGGCTTACCAGTTTTCTGACTACAGTGGCGATGAGTTGTGGCTTGCCACCAACAATGGCCTTGGCGTATTCAGTTACGAGATCGATGCAGTTTCGTCGGCCACAAATTATACAAGTGAAAATTCCGAACTATTGAACAACATGGTTAGTGCGGTTGCTGTCGATACAGGAAGTGCGCGTTGGATTGGAACCAGCGAAGGGCTGATTGTATATCAAGGAAGTGATTGGTTCGAACCTTCTACCAACCATAAGTTTTCGGGCTATACGATTACCGATATAGAAACCGACGAAAACGGTTGGTGTTTTGTGTCTACCAGCGGCAGAGGGGTTTTGACCTTTCGAATGGATGTTGATGTAGTCTCTGGTGCGACTTTTGTTTCCGACTGGTCGCCGCTCGAAACCGATATGGTTCATTCTGTTTTCGTGGCTTCTGATTCTGTCCACTATTATGCCACCGACAGTGGTGCGGTATTTCACGAAGGTTATAATCGAACCGACTTGAAGTATTGGAAAAAATACCGAAAAAAGGATGGACTCATTTCCGATAAGGTGTTTGCCATAGTACTCGATAACGAGGGCATTCTCTGGTTTGGAACCGACTTGGGATTGTCTTCATTCGATGGTTCTGCCTGGCAATCGTATACTGCCAGCGACGGATTGGTTCACAACCAAGTCAACTGTCTGGAAGTAGACATTGATAATACTTTGTGGATTGGCACACCTGGAGGTCTTTCCTCCATGCAAAACGGAATTCTTACCAGTTACCTTCAGAAATAAAGGATCTCAGCGGGTGTAAACATTCAGGATTTCTCCATAATACACACGGTGATAATCCTGATTAGGATAAAAAACCTCATCAATATCATCGGGAAGAAAATAGACCGGCTTTAAATCGTCAAAATAGATTTTCCGGCATTCCAGAACAAGATTAGCTTGCTCGAAGCTTATGTTTCCTCTTTCTGTCAACACCGGCCTTAATCCACTTTCTTTTATTTTATTGGTGTCTCTCCCCGACTTGGACCCACATATTTTATGAATAGCTTCGCGGTTCTCTCCAATAAAACTGATGGTAAAAATGTCGGCCTCCTGCATAAACAAATAGGTATGGCGGGTTGGCCTGACATAGCTAACAAATATGGGCTTATTCCACAATATACCTGCCATACCCCAGCTGGCAGTCATAGTATTAAATTCCTTCTCAGTTCCCGCAGTTATAAGGAACCACTCCTTCCCGATTAGCGAGAAAATATTGGATTGAATTTCTTCGGGTTTTATGCTCCGAAATAGTTCCTGAATGTTTTTCATTTTCTTAATCTATTATTGATAAATATTTTTTTCCTTATCTTCAACCACCTAACTAAAACTTTTTATCATGAGGGAAGAACTATTGGCCCTGGATGCGGTCCGACTGAATTTTTCAACCGAAGGGGTCTTTTTCATTAACATTACCCTTGCTTTTATCATGTATGGGGTGGCACTTGGAATAAAGGTACAACACTTTCGCGATGTTTTTAAATCACCTAAACTGCCAATTATTGGTTTTTTATCTCAATTTTTAGCGTTACCAATCCTCACTTTTTTAATTATCATTCTGTTTAACAGTTTTATAACACCGACAGTGGCCATGGGTATGATTCTGGTAGCCGCCTGCCCTGGTGGAAACATTAGTAATTTCATTACTGCACTTGCCAAGGGCAATGCTGCTCTTTCAGTTTCGCTGACAGCCATTGCCACCATTGCCGCTATTATTATGACACCTCTGAACTTTAAAATTTGGGGCGGATTGTATAATGGCTATTTAAGTGCATCGAGCCATGGATTGCTTCAGCCGCTAAGCATAAATCCAAACCGCATGTTTCAGGCAGTGGTCATTCTTCTTGGAATTCCTTTGGTGCTAGGCATGCTCACCAATCATTTTCTGCCCAAATTCACTGCCCGCATCGATAGGCCGATCCGCATCAGCAGCATCATTATTTTCTTCCTGCTGGTAATAGCCATGCTTTCGAATAACATTGAGTATTTTCTGGCATATATTAAATTTGTTTTTATTATTGTTCTTATTCACAATGGCTTAGGTTATCTGGCTGGAAGTTACTTTTCCAGACTATTTGGAATTCACGGTGCAAACCGCCGGACTATCGCCATTGAAACAGGCATACAGAATTCGGGCTTAGGGCTAGCCCTTCTGTTTAACCCCAAAATATTTCCGGCAGAACTCAACAACGGAGGTATGGCATTTATTGCTGCCTGGTGGGGCATCTGGCACATTATTTCCGGACTTACCCTGGCCTGGTATTGGTCAAGAAAACCTTCAAAAATTAATTAAAACATAAAGAGGTAAACAATAAAAATATACCCTTCGTCTAATAAATTAAGAATGAAAAACTTTCGAACTTTCATCTTATATTTGCCGCCCATAAGCTGAATGATATGGCAAGAAGGGATATTGACAAGTGGTCGGTTTGGTATTGGATACTTCAAAAATTCTGGGTAAGAGTAAACTTCTACTTATACTATAAAAAGATTGGCATATTCAACGATCATCTTATTCCTTCGAATCGATCCATTATTATAGCTCCCAATCACCAGAATGCTCTGATGGATGCCATAGCTTTTGTAAGTCAACCTCCCAAACAAAGGATTTTTCTTACACGGGCCGATGTGTTCAACAAACCCTTTGTTGAACGCATTCTATATTTCATGAAAATGCTTCCGATTTTTCGAATCCGCGATGGGCGTTCGAGTTTGCAGAAAAACGAAGAAATTTTCGATACAGCCGTTGAGATCCTGCACAATAAAAGAAGCCCGCTTTTTATGTTCCCCGAAGGGAACCATGGCGATAAGCGCAGACTACGTCCGCTTGTAAAGGGTATCTTTCGAATTGCTTTTTTAGCACAGGAAAAATACAAAGACCAGCCCGGAATAGTTATCATGCCTGTAGGACTCGATTACGAACATTATCAGAAGTTCGGTAAGAACCTGCTTGTGAATTATGGCAAACCCATTGAGGTTGCTGAATTCTGGAAAGATTTCGAAGAAAACCCCAGTATAGCCACCAATAATCTGCGCGACAAACTGTCTGAGCATATGCGCCAATGCATGATCGATATACAATCGGAGGAGTATTACGACACCTACATGCACTTGCGCGAAATTTACCGGCCGAACCTCCTCAATCGGCTTAATCTCAAACAAGGAAACCTATTGCATCAATTCCAATCCGACAAAATCCTCATTGAGAAACTTGACCTTGTTTTGGCAGCAAATCCTCAAAAAATAGAAGCGATACATAAACTAACGCAAGAGTATGTATTTTTAAGAGATGACCTCCAGCTTCGGGAATGGGTTTTAAGAAAAAACGGGTATTCGTGGGCAGGAATTTTTTTAAGATCAATAGCCTCCTTGGTATTACTCCCGGTTTTTCTCTTTGGTATTCTGAATAACTGGCCTAACTTTTTTGTTCCCTTCTGGTACGTTAAAAAAATCAAAGACACCCAGTTTCGGAGCACAGCTGCATGGGGTGTAGGGTTAGTAATGCAAATTATCTATTACCCAATTCTTATCATGCTCGGTTTTGTTTTTCTTCCTGTACTATGGATGAAATTATTGTACATACCCTT
It contains:
- the gdhA gene encoding NADP-specific glutamate dehydrogenase, whose product is MDVNKIMQSLEQRNPGEKEYLQAVHEVLESIVDVYNQNPHFKTANIIERLIEPDRVLSFKVPWMDDQGNVHVNRGYRIQFNNAIGPYKGGLRFHPSVNLSILKFLGFEQIFKNALTTLPMGGAKGGSDFQPKGKSNNEIMRFCQSYMLELWRIIGPDTDVPAGDIGVGAREIGFLYGMYKKLTHNHVGVLTGKGINWGGSLIRPEATGFGAVYFAQEMLNTRKESLEGKKVAISGFGNVAWGAAIKLNQLGAKVVTISGPDGYIYDEAGISGEKIEYMLELRASNEDIVEPYATEFKGSQFIPNKHPWEVKCDIAMPCATQNELDKTDAQNLVKNGCKCVCEGANMPCTPEAIEIIQGNKMLYAPGKASNAGGVATSGLEMTQNAMKLNWGKEEVDSRLNSIMKAIHQTSMHYGKRPDGYVDYVRGANIAGFLKVANSMIDQGIV
- a CDS encoding RNA-binding S4 domain-containing protein is translated as MEKCRIDKFLWTVRIFKTRTLASDACAKGRVLVDGQQAKASKEIKGNESITVRKPPVVYSYKVLALPGGRLPAKTVHEYLEDCTSIEELNKLKINETFFIKRDRGMGRPTKKERRVIDRLNTNNS
- a CDS encoding DUF4924 family protein, giving the protein MIVAREKRKKNVAEYVLYMWQVEDTIRAFNFNINTLEERLLSQFKQPPHVMDEIRDWYTNLILAMHEEGITQSGHLQIVKSLIDEMYQLHHRLMETMIDPGYIHTYKLAKENINSFRTKLGKSESNEIELCFFALYGLLLLRLKKKEVTEETLKAMNTFSTLLSHLSASFKKMEEGKIEI
- a CDS encoding DUF362 domain-containing protein: MENTTKASVFNTKKGFLHKFKMPAKISFIALGILSTAWFLFRVIPKPQRASYPCMQAAAPWASAFVVYLLSITGSAFFFKKSFAALQQRKLGWALLFLPAMLSFSLLAIYKNPEVVKAADIIGYSEIVFPASPIGEGKGKNPGRVVWVHNPHATNANMTNVEGDYWYMDKNSNEDTIKKMLDLAVINLLGETTVTNAWNELFKHYNNQIGKGNVGYTAGEKIAIKINLTNSCCGMWDTEKIEDKERMDATPQLVNALLKTLVEDLGIAESNIWCGDNYRLFRNEYWDKCHTSFPDVHYVDGHGMNDREQTVLSSSNVMVFSDGEYSSKLPQHYLNAAYFINIACLKSHDQTGISLCAKNHQGSIVQPGGNASNQYAEFMHYSMPLESPGYGKYRHLVDYMGHKQTGGKTLLYLIDGIWGGDNWAGNIFKWQMSPFNNDYPNSLFVSQDPVAIEAVCFDFLLEEYKDHPDNDVKYPYYNGVNDYLLQAADESYWPSNITYDPENDGVKIGSLGVYEHWNNGTDKAYSGSGIDFVKVPFGAQYPNGLPNNLANQSLKVYPNPFSDVLTIPTQNGQVSQQLMVYDAIGKLIYQQQVNPNNETTQWSGTDNQGNRLAVGTYIVQLRSKGAIYSTQVVLQ
- a CDS encoding flavin reductase; the protein is MKNIQELFRSIKPEEIQSNIFSLIGKEWFLITAGTEKEFNTMTASWGMAGILWNKPIFVSYVRPTRHTYLFMQEADIFTISFIGENREAIHKICGSKSGRDTNKIKESGLRPVLTERGNISFEQANLVLECRKIYFDDLKPVYFLPDDIDEVFYPNQDYHRVYYGEILNVYTR
- a CDS encoding bile acid:sodium symporter family protein gives rise to the protein MREELLALDAVRLNFSTEGVFFINITLAFIMYGVALGIKVQHFRDVFKSPKLPIIGFLSQFLALPILTFLIIILFNSFITPTVAMGMILVAACPGGNISNFITALAKGNAALSVSLTAIATIAAIIMTPLNFKIWGGLYNGYLSASSHGLLQPLSINPNRMFQAVVILLGIPLVLGMLTNHFLPKFTARIDRPIRISSIIIFFLLVIAMLSNNIEYFLAYIKFVFIIVLIHNGLGYLAGSYFSRLFGIHGANRRTIAIETGIQNSGLGLALLFNPKIFPAELNNGGMAFIAAWWGIWHIISGLTLAWYWSRKPSKIN
- a CDS encoding 1-acyl-sn-glycerol-3-phosphate acyltransferase, with the translated sequence MARRDIDKWSVWYWILQKFWVRVNFYLYYKKIGIFNDHLIPSNRSIIIAPNHQNALMDAIAFVSQPPKQRIFLTRADVFNKPFVERILYFMKMLPIFRIRDGRSSLQKNEEIFDTAVEILHNKRSPLFMFPEGNHGDKRRLRPLVKGIFRIAFLAQEKYKDQPGIVIMPVGLDYEHYQKFGKNLLVNYGKPIEVAEFWKDFEENPSIATNNLRDKLSEHMRQCMIDIQSEEYYDTYMHLREIYRPNLLNRLNLKQGNLLHQFQSDKILIEKLDLVLAANPQKIEAIHKLTQEYVFLRDDLQLREWVLRKNGYSWAGIFLRSIASLVLLPVFLFGILNNWPNFFVPFWYVKKIKDTQFRSTAAWGVGLVMQIIYYPILIMLGFVFLPVLWMKLLYIPLIPLSGLAAYRVYTLLVKNRARIKFNLAKNHSSDLRKAIVLRKKIIESLDSLTI